A window of Phragmites australis chromosome 15, lpPhrAust1.1, whole genome shotgun sequence genomic DNA:
actggtatatatacattccgTGCACATGGTCAGCTATATCACCGTTTGGACCAGCTGGTACCTGGTGGGAAGGGTCCACGACACCTGCAGCTATACTTCTATGACACTGATGAGACAATGGAACACAGAGCTAAGAGGTCTCCTGGTCTTGATATCAATTTGATCCGGAAGATTCGGAGGATACTAGAGCACAACCCCTATGTGCAGACCTTTCAGAATGTTGGTTATGCTCCTAACCTCCATGATTATAGGATTGAGCTGAACACGGATATTGCATTGGACCAGCGAAGGTACAATGCCCCCACAGCTTCACAAGTTGCTGCTATCTGGATGGAAGGGAATGATCCACAAAAATGTTTCGATAGAAGTGTTATAGTGTATGGAAAAGCCGACAAACCTCGGTATATTCGGGCATACCATGGGTGCTACGATCCGTTGGCCTATCCTTTGTTTTTCCCTGGTGGAGAAACAGGATGGCAACGTAAGATGCTTTATGAAGGCCCTGACCCAGTAGATTGGCCAAACAATTATGAtaacaatgatgatgacaacagtGACAAGGAAGGTCCGCAGGCTATTTCCTACCTtcccaaatttaaaattttgcatgaACAACTATTTTTCTAAGCCCCTTGTGACTATGGTATTGAGTTTATGTTTTTTTGCAGATGGTTGTAGTGAGTCTAGCAAACATGTCAGTGCTAGGGAATATTATTGTTTCAAGTTGCAGATCAGGCTTGGGGAATTTAACATACTGTTACATGGGCGCCGTCTTTTCCAACAATGGGTTGTAGATATATACATAAAGATAGAGTCTATGAGGCTCGATTGGTATTCGAAACCAGAGAATCAAGCTCTCATACGTGCAGATTTGTACCAGGTATTACATGTCATCCTATTTATTTGAGATTGCATCATTAACACGTGTCCTCCTTTTGTCTGATGTGTTGCTTATTATAATACTGGACAGGGCATTATAGATACAATTGCTGCTGGTGAAGCGCGTGCTTCTGAGGTTGGTCTAAGAATTGTGCTCCCACGGACTTTTCCTGGAGGAGATCGAGACGTGCAAGCACGATTCCTTGACGCAATGGTTTTAGTGACCCGGTTTGGTAAGCCTGATTACTTTGTCACAATGACTTGTAATCCACATTGGGAGGAGATAACAAGGCAACTATTACCGGGCCAGACACCACAAGATAGACCAGAATTGGTTGCGAGAGTATACCGGGCTAAGCTGCGTGATTTACACGATTTTTTGATCAAGAAGAGTCACTTGGGTGAGGTCGCATCATATGCACATGTTACAGAGTTTCAGAAGAGGGGTTTGCCACATGAGCACTTCTTATTGATTATGGTCCCTAACAGTAAGTTAAGCAGTCCTGATGATTACGACAAGGTTATTTCAGCAGAGATTCCTGATCCTGTCAAATACCCTGTATTGCATGCTCTGGTTATCAAGCACATGCTACATGGACCATGTGGTGCTCTCAACAAAAATTGCCCCTGCATGATAGACGGACATTGCCGTTTTCGTTATCCTCGACAATTCTGTTCGGCTACACAGCAAGGAAAAGACTCTTATCCTATATATAGGAGAAGGGAAGATGGCCGTCGAGTGGCGACCAGGGGTGCTGTATTGGATAATAGATGGGTGGTTCCGTACAACCCCACACTGCTTATGCGGTATAACTGCCATATTAATGTCGAAGTTTGCTCAAGCATCAAGGCAGTTAAGTACCTATACAAATATGTCTATAAAGGTCATGACCGTGCATCCTTCTCAGTCGATCCACCAGATCAAAATGGTACAGTAATCAATGAGATTCGACAATACAGGGATGCAAGATTCATAACTCCCCCCGAGGCCGTGTATCGGATATTTGGTTTCCCTTTGTATGCCGTATCTCCTTCTGTTTTGCAACTTCAACTAcatctgccaaacatgcaactTGTGTCATACAGAGCTACTGATAACCTGAATGATGTGGTGAACCGGGAGAAATCTAAGAGGTCGATGCTTACTGAGTATTTCAAGATGAACCTGGTGGATAGCAAGGCACGTAAATTGTTATACACAGAGTTCCCGGAGCACTTCCGGTGGATCAAGTCCGATAAGCGCTGGCAGGCAAGGGTAAAGAGGCCGCAGGTTGGGAGAATTGTGTATGCAAACCCTGCTGAAGGGGAGAGGTACTATTTACGTGTGCTCCTCAACCATGTGAGAGGCACAACTTCATATGAGAACCTTCGTACTGTACATGGGAAAACCTGTTCCACCTTCAGAGATGCGTGCGAGATGATAGGGCTCGTAGAGACTGATAGATCCCTCGATGAATGCTTGGCTGAGTCTACTACATTCCACATGCCTTGTGCACTGAGAAGGTTGTTTGCGATAATTATTGTATTCTGCGAGGCAACAAATATCCGTGGCTTATGGGAAAATCATTTTGAAGCAATGTCCCAAGATTATCGTCGTACACACAATGATGCAGCAATGGTTGAGCAACTGGTGCTTAGGGATATTAGAAACGTGGTTCATTCAATGGGCAAGGATGTAAGGAATTATGGTCTTCCGGAGGTTGACGACTCAGGTGATGTCCTTGCGTAGTGTTTTACGTTTTTTTCGCTTATTTTGTCAATAGTCATGATTTATTGGTAAATACATTATAGTTGATCTCCATGATGAATTATGGTTTGCAGATAACACCTTAACTTGTCGACTAAAGTATTATGATTTACATAATACATATAACAATTTTCCTTGGTTACCATACAAATAATTAGGCTCAATTATATTGCTAAAATATGGTGATGTGAATAAACCATAACAAAATGGCAGTTCTCTTATAGTTATGTCAGTGCTTATTTATCTTACACTGTATTGtaaatattttgttatgttaACTAACGGTTCagttaatattttattattatattgttCATACAGCTGATTATTATAGCGATCAATCGAGAGAAGTATTAGAGGAATTGTCGGTGGGCGTAGACGTAGAACATCTGAATCTTATTAATACACTGAACATAGAGCAGCGGTCGGGGTTTGATGAAATAATGGATCACGTAATCAACTCTAAGAGCCAGGTATTCTTTGTTGATGGTCCAGGTGGCACGGGAAAGACATATTTGTACAAGGCATTGCTTGCAAAGGTTCGTTCGATGGGTCTGATAGCCATTGCAACTGCAACGTCTGGTATTGCAGCGTCCATCATGCCCGGTGGTCGCACCGCCCACTCCAGGTTCAAGATCCCCATAAAGCTTTCCGACAACAACATGTGTAATTTCACCAAACAGAGCGGTACCGCTGAGTTGCTTCGCAGGTCACACTTGATAATCTGGGAAGAAGTTGCCATGACCAAACGTCAAGCTGTTGAAACACTCGATAGGTCTCTCCAGGATATAATGGGATGCTCGC
This region includes:
- the LOC133892113 gene encoding uncharacterized protein LOC133892113, with amino-acid sequence MSKDRKEEFLKIKSERRRDRIMQIDVHKKDELLEIKRERERDRYAQITLDKKDELLEMKRESLHCVQCSMFKAVLTCFICSLDGPNIYISGGGSKTSTTQPALIDPKERKRRREREWYAQMSAEKKEELLRKNRERRKNKKDGSTILTADCRETSNPISTTPGIPSLQLVVALKVSRAVTIGVLILSQTVNVKRVDNEKLEAVQDVPDDFDDEEWRLYRGQDVVFESYVVEGPDSVGMQGYDPKGKVKIFIPDVPDELRRLYTSLDDDDAKYFRQHIRYFNSHFSFTSLGVTLDRRVSTAAGTGIYTFRAHGQLYHRLDQLVPGGKGPRHLQLYFYDTDETMEHRAKRSPGLDINLIRKIRRILEHNPYVQTFQNVGYAPNLHDYRIELNTDIALDQRRYNAPTASQVAAIWMEGNDPQKCFDRSVIVYGKADKPRYIRAYHGCYDPLAYPLFFPGGETGWQRKMLYEGPDPVDWPNNYDNNDDDNSDKEDGCSESSKHVSAREYYCFKLQIRLGEFNILLHGRRLFQQWVVDIYIKIESMRLDWYSKPENQALIRADLYQGIIDTIAAGEARASEVGLRIVLPRTFPGGDRDVQARFLDAMVLVTRFGKPDYFVTMTCNPHWEEITRQLLPGQTPQDRPELVARVYRAKLRDLHDFLIKKSHLGEVASYAHVTEFQKRGLPHEHFLLIMVPNSKLSSPDDYDKVISAEIPDPVKYPVLHALVIKHMLHGPCGALNKNCPCMIDGHCRFRYPRQFCSATQQGKDSYPIYRRREDGRRVATRGAVLDNRWVVPYNPTLLMRYNCHINVEVCSSIKAVKYLYKYVYKGHDRASFSVDPPDQNGTVINEIRQYRDARFITPPEAVYRIFGFPLYAVSPSVLQLQLHLPNMQLVSYRATDNLNDVVNREKSKRSMLTEYFKMNLVDSKARKLLYTEFPEHFRWIKSDKRWQARVKRPQVGRIVYANPAEGERYYLRVLLNHVRGTTSYENLRTVHGKTCSTFRDACEMIGLVETDRSLDECLAESTTFHMPCALRRLFAIIIVFCEATNIRGLWENHFEAMSQDYRRTHNDAAMVEQLVLRDIRNVVHSMGKDVRNYGLPEVDDSADYYSDQSREVLEELSVGVDVEHLNLINTLNIEQRSGFDEIMDHVINSKSQVFFVDGPGGTGKTYLYKALLAKVRSMGLIAIATATSGIAASIMPGGRTAHSRFKIPIKLSDNNMCNFTKQSGTAELLRRSHLIIWEEVAMTKRQAVETLDRSLQDIMGCSQLFGGKVMVFGGDFRQVLPVVTRGTRAQITDATLQRSYIWEKIRKIQLTWNMRAQSDPWFSEYLLRIGNGTEETIGDDYVRLPNDIVVGYSFAEESIDKLIEFVFPDLQNNSTSADYMSARAILSTKNEHVDELNAIMIDRFPGKETVYYSFDSVDDDSRNNYPIDFLNSITPNGLPPHLLKLKSNCPVILLRNLDPHNGLCNGTRLMVRACQRNAIDAEIVGGQHHGKRVFIPRIPLSPSEDISLPFRFKRKQFPIRLSFAMTINKAQGQTIPNVGIYLPEPVFSHGQLYVALSRGVSRQSTRILAKPNKDIDAIGRSTKNIVYRDVLEWCSSVS